A single window of Anopheles moucheti chromosome 2, idAnoMoucSN_F20_07, whole genome shotgun sequence DNA harbors:
- the LOC128298545 gene encoding ribosome quality control complex subunit NEMF homolog isoform X1 yields the protein MTKTRFNTYDVVCSVTELQRLIGMRVNQIYDIDNKTYLIRLARNEEKVVLLLESGLRFHTTSFEWPKNVAPSGFTMKMRKHLKNKRLESLQQLGVDRIVDFQFGSGEAAYHIILELYDRGNILLTDCDLRILNILRPHVEGEELRFAVREKYPKDRAKKDNGPPSMEQIKEAIQKAHPGDTLRTALNPILEYGASVIDHVLHKQGLFGCRIGGELPDDPALPKKVKKKQKNIAKEFAKVFNMDTDLAPLMSAINEAENMLREAQKQPSSGYIIQKKEVKPTKEGEKEEYYFTNLEYQPCLYNQYQGEPFKAFDSFTIAVDEFYSSLESQKIDLKAFAQEREALKKLSNVKTDHAKRIEELTKTQLEDRKKAELITRNQDLVDKALLAVQSALAAQMSWTDIQDLVKVAQANKDPVASCIRQLKLEINHISLYLTDPYASLDEENSEDEDESEREDDEAKLEPMVVDIDLALSAFANARRYYDQRRFAARKEQKTIESSSKALKNAERKTIQTLKDVRTQTTISKVRKVYWFEKFYWFVSSENYLVIGGRDQQQNELIVKRYMRPTDIYVHAEIQGASSVIIKNPAGGEIPPKTLLEAGTMAISYSVAWDAKVVTSAYWVHSDQVSKTAPTGEYLTTGSFMIRGRKNFLPPCHLVLGLSFLFKLEDSSVERHRGERRVRTFDDESIISKDDVRSEISEQPEQEIHLDDGESDRDDEQDAESSKAHGEIEEETKAEEGTLPKKVAALSIVKEMEEETNSKDALEGQQQEHDEDQGLPQFPDTHIKVEHDTGKVSVRPHPILRRLTSEPDAESVIFLGDDKPYIIQPSAPRKKQISKSKQKAKDLKEKEQKAKEAHSAQVKEDQQKQGQLKRGQKAKMRKIKEKYKDQDDDDRKLIMEILKSAGNRKQDEETKEEANARKDGQGGEKGSDRKRTPRLKPGEFEEFGDDTPAAADLDMLDALTGQPVEEDELLFAVPVVAPYQSLHNFKYKVKLTPGTGKRGKASKMALQIFLKDKQCTPREKDLLKAIKDEVLARNIPGKVKLSAPQMQKVRK from the coding sequence TGAAGCAGCGTATCACATTATACTGGAGCTGTACGACAGAGGCAACATACTGTTGACGGATTGTGATCTGCGCATACTGAACATTCTAAGACCGCACGTAGAAGGTGAAGAATTACGCTTCGCGGTACGCGAAAAGTATCCCAAGGATCGGGCCAAAAAGGACAATGGACCGCCGTCGATGGAACAGATCAAAGAAGCGATTCAAAAGGCGCACCCGGGTGATACGCTGCGAACGGCACTGAACCCGATACTGGAGTATGGTGCGTCCGTAATTGACCACGTACTGCACAAGCAAGGACTGTTCGGGTGTCGCATTGGAGGTGAACTTCCGGACGATCCAGCACTTccgaaaaaggtgaaaaagaaacagaaaaacataGCGAAAGAGTTCGCAAAAGTTTTTAACATGGATACAGACCTTGCGCCTTTGATGAGTGCTATAAACGAGGCGGAAAACATGTTACGCGAGGCTCAAAAACAACCATCCTCCGGATACATTATACAGAAAAAGGAAGTAAAACCGACCAAGGAAGGCGAGAAAGAAGAGTATTACTTCACGAACTTGGAGTATCAGCCGTGCTTGTACAACCAATACCAGGGCGAACCGTTCAAGGCGTTTGACTCTTTTACGATAGCGGTAGATGAGTTTTACTCCTCGCTGGAGAGTCAAAAGATTGATCTCAAAGCGTTTGCTCAGGAGCGTGAAGCGCTGAAGAAGCTGTCCAACGTAAAGACCGATCATGCAAAACGTATCGAAGAGTTGACGAAGACTCAGCTTGAAGATCGCAAGAAAGCAGAACTGATTACACGCAACCAAGATCTGGTTGACAAAGCTTTGCTAGCTGTGCAGAGCGCGCTGGCAGCTCAAATGTCCTGGACCGACATACAGGATTTGGTGAAGGTCGCCCAAGCGAACAAGGATCCGGTGGCATCCTGTATTCGGCAGTTAAAGCTCGAAATTAATCACATCTCGCTGTACCTTACAGATCCGTATGCGTCATTAGACGAGGAAAACAGTGAAGACGAAGATGAGAGCGAACGGGAAGACGACGAGGCAAAGCTGGAACCGATGGTCGTTGATATCGATCTGGCACTGTCGGCATTTGCGAATGCGAGACGTTACTATGACCAGCGCCGCTTTGCGGCACGCAAGGAACAAAAAACGATCGAGTCGAGCTCGAAAGCGTTGAAAAACGCGGAACGGAAAACGATACAGACGCTCAAAGATGTCCGCACGCAGACGACGATCTCGAAGGTGCGCAAGGTGTATTGGTTCGAGAAGTTCTATTGGTTTGTTAGTTCGGAGAACTATCTGGTTATTGGTGGGCGGGATCAGCAACAAAACGAGCTAATTGTGAAGCGTTACATGAGACCGACCGACATTTATGTGCACGCCGAAATTCAGGGTGCATCAAGCGTAATAATCAAAAACCCTGCTGGTGGTGAGATTCCACCGAAGACATTGCTCGAAGCGGGCACTATGGCCATCTCGTACAGTGTTGCCTGGGATGCGAAGGTTGTAACGAGCGCTTATTGGGTGCATAGTGATCAGGTCAGCAAGACAGCCCCAACGGGAGAATATCTCACGACCGGTAGTTTCATGATCAGAGGACGGAAAAACTTCCTGCCGCCGTGTCACTTGGTGTTGGGTCTGTCGTTTCTTTTCAAGCTGGAAGATAGTTCGGTCGAACGTCATCGTGGAGAGCGCAGGGTACGAACGTTTGACGACGAATCGATCATCAGTAAGGATGACGTTAGATCGGAAATATCAGAACAGCCCGAGCAAGAAATTCACCTAGACGACGGGGAATCAGATAGGGATGACGAACAGGACGCTGAATCGTCAAAAGCTCATGGAGAAATCGAGGAAGAAACGAAAGCAGAAGAAGGCACACTGCCTAAGAAGGTTGCAGCGTTATCCATAGtgaaagaaatggaagaagaaaCCAACTCAAAAGACGCATTGGAAGGCCAGCAACAGGAACACGATGAAGATCAAGGTTTGCCCCAGTTCCCGGATACGCACATCAAAGTTGAACACGATACCGGCAAAGTATCGGTCCGGCCACATCCCATTTTGCGGCGGTTGACATCGGAACCGGATGCCGAATCGGTGATATTTCTCGGCGATGACAAACCGTACATAATTCAACCATCCGCACCGCGCAAGAAGCAAATCTCCAAGAGCAAACAGAAGGCAAAGGATCTAAAGGAAAAGGAACAGAAAGCGAAGGAAGCACATAGTGCTCAGGTGAAGGAGGACCAACAGAAGCAGGGTCAGTTGAAGCGTGGCCAGAAGGCAAAGATGCGTAAAATTAAGGAAAAATACAAGGATCAAGACGATGATGATCGGAAGCTGATTATGGAGATCCTAAAATCGGCCGGAAATCGAAAGCAGGATGAGGAAACGAAAGAGGAAGCGAATGCGCGAAAGGATGGCCAGGGCGGAGAGAAGGGTAGTGATCGGAAGCGTACGCCCCGCTTGAAACCGGGAGAGTTTGAGGAGTTCGGTGATGATACGCCAGCCGCTGCCGATTTAGATATGCTGGATGCGCTCACCGGTCAGCCGGTGGAGGAGGATGagctgctgtttgctgttccTGTTGTGGCACCGTACCAATCACTGCACAACTTCAAATACAAGGTGAAGCTGACACCCGGCACCGGAAAGCGAGGAAAGGCAAGCAAGATGGCGCTGCAAATTTTTCTCAAGGATAAGCAATGTACGCCGCGGGAAAAGGATCTGCTTAAGGCGATCAAGGATGAGGTGCTGGCCCGAAATATCCCCGGCAAGGTAAAACTGTCCGCGCCCCAGATGCAGAAGGTTCGAAAGTAA
- the LOC128298547 gene encoding glucose-dependent insulinotropic receptor-like: protein MGKVQAQPYDDYDRIRYFYYIRPPQTPVPKDWWIDPMATTTESVTTLSASEETTLLLYDIFIPLLGSVIIILNLIVVVSGVLLLRKGQQPYTTYMFLGNVAVSDLLTGFAVMFGQYAPRERRAEENCTLMIGLIVSTSLVSVYSVGLIAIDRYLYIVYGLQYQRYLTRTRARILIAATWILGATIGFLPAFGWRGDTDGGRTCWFIRLAPPGLVILTAVVGILPVLLVIILYGIILQKALRRVNQLKKASRELRGVQTGNLRLFRGGANGTATSPPPTLSSPVDLNRSGTNQSDTEHGLSEDELSRDTTTRRCFCLRSRCCTNAPHPTRARKALNGTDSSIPAVSTGMMAVVATTTTTTTSSSKSPTKWKAIKVVMFTTGSFVVTWVPYFIASLMYVACDPLTNGEFCRSLQFAIASPLAILGFANSLLNPIIYAWWHNGFRAWMKRLAGQVSQRVCCCCCCCCCGRNRRDDGEAGPPCAVRCCHKSSSRTAPSTEAATNRISANGSSSDGVGPNRLSNRTVTTTVGRRSRPVAPPQSDQEFSITDDTDVEQPSGMVIGTRL, encoded by the exons ATGGGAAAGGTGCAAGCGCAACCGTACGATGATTACGACCGGATACGATACTTTTACTACATCCGGCCACCGCAAACGCCCGTACCGAAGGACTGGTGGATCGATCCGATGGCAACCACCACCGAATCCGTCACCACGCTCAGTGCGAGCGAGGAAACTACACTGCTGCTGTACGACATCTTTATACCGCTGCTCGGTTCCGTCATCATAATACTCAACCTGATCGTCGTCGTGTCCGGTGTACTGCTGCTGCGAAAAG GTCAGCAACCGTACACCACGTACATGTTTCTGGGCAACGTGGCCGTTTCGGATTTATTGACGGGCTTTGCCGTCATGTTTGGCCAGTATGCACCACGCGAGCGACGTGCCGAGGAAAACTGCACCCTAATGATAG GTCTCATAGTATCCACATCATTGGTCTCGGTGTACAGCGTGGGACTGATAGCGATCGATCGGTACCTTTACATCGTCTACGGACTGCAGTACCAGCGCTACTTAACGCGTACCCGGGCGCGCATACTGATTGCCGCCACCTGGATCCTTG GCGCTACAATAGGGTTTCTGCCCGCGTTCGGGTGGCGCGGCGATACGGATGGTGGCCGAACCTGCTGGTTCATACGGTTGGCCCCACCGGGCTTGGTGATCCTGACGGCAGTCGTCGGTATTCTGCCGGTCCTGCTCGTCATCATCCTGTACGGTATCATCCTGCAGAAGGCACTGCGTCGCGTTAACCAGCTGAAAAAAGCGTCACGCGAACTGCGCGGCGTACAGACCGGTAATCTGCGACTGTTTCGTGGCGGTGCAAACGGGACGGCAACCAGCCCACCGCCCACCCTGTCCAGCCCGGTGGACCTCAATCGATCGGGCACCAACCAATCGGACACGGAGCACGGTTTAAGCGAGGATGAACTTTCGCGCGATACCACCACTCGACGTTGCTTCTGTCTGCGTTCGCGATGCTGCACCAACGCGCCGCATCCGACCCGGGCACGGAAAGCGCTGAACGGAACCGACTCCAGCATACCCGCGGTGTCCACCGGCATGATGGCGGTGGTAGcgacaacgacaacaaccaccaccagcagcagcaaaagccCGACCAAGTGGAAGGCGATAAAAGTCGTGATGTTCACGACGGGCAGCTTCGTCGTAACGTGGGTGCCGTACTTCATCGCGAGCCTCATGTACGTCGCGTGCGATCCGCTAACGAATGGGGAGTTCTGTCGCAGCCTGCAGTTCGCCATCGCCAGCCCCCTGGCCATACTCGGGTTCGCCAACAGCCTGCTCAATCCGATCATTTACGCCTGGTGGCACAATGGGTTCCGTGCCTGGATGAAGCGGCTTGCCGGCCAGGTCAGTCAGcgggtttgctgctgctgctgctgctgctgctgtggtcgTAACCGGCGCGACGACGGTGAGGCAGGCCCGCCGTGTGCCGTACGCTGCTGCCATAAATCATCATCGCGTACGGCGCCATCGACTGAAGCTGCCACGAATCGGATCAGCGCGAACGGGAGCAGCAGCGATGGAGTCGGCCCTAACCGGCTGTCAAACCGCACGGTGACAACGACCGTGGGGCGTAGGTCGCGCCCGGTTGCACCGCCCCAGAGCGACCAGGAATTTTCCATCACCGATGACACCGATGTGGAGCAACCGTCCGGCATGGTAATCGGGACACGCCTCTAA